GCAGCGCACCGAAGGTCGCGGTAAGCGTGAGATCCGAAGTCACACCGGAGACCACCAGAGGATTGCTGGTGCTGGTGCTGAAACCAGCACCAGCCCAATTGACGAAGCCATTGCCAGGGCTGGGCACCGCCATCACTGCGCTGGTAGACGCGCCGTAGGCCACAGTCTGCGTGGTGTTTCCCGACAGGCTTCCTCCGCTCCCAGCCTGGAAGTTCACCGTGAAGGTCTGAGGTGCGAAATTCGCCGTGAGCGTGAGGTTAGAGGTAACGCCGGGTATCACGAGCGGGTTCGCCGTACTGGCAGTGAAGCCCGGGCCCGTCCAGTTGAGAAAGGTGTAGCCCAGGGCGGGAACCGCCGTCACCGAGCTGGTGGAGGCGCCGTAGGCCAAGGTCTGCGTGGGGCTGCCCGTCAGGCTGCCGCCCGTTCCGGCGGCAAAGTTCAAAGTGAAAGTCTGTGGCGCAAAGTTCGCCGTGAGGGTGAGGTTGGACGTAACGCCGGAGATCACCAGCGGGTTCGCCGTGCTGGCAGTGAAGCCCGGGCCTGTCCAATTGGTGAAGGTGTAGCCCAGGGCGGGCACCGCCGTCACCGAGCTGGTGGAGGCGCCGTAGGCCAAGGTCTGCGTGGGGCTGCCCGTCAGGCTGCCGCCCGTTCCGGCGGCAAAGTTCAAAATGAAAGTCTGTGGCGCGAAATTCGCCGTGAGGGTGAGGTTGGACGTGACGCCGGAAACCACCAGCGGGTTCGCCGTGCTGGCCGTGAAGCCCGGACCCGTCCAGTTGAGGAAGGTGTAGCCCGGGGCGGGCACCGCCGTCACCGAGCTGGTGGAGGCGCCGTAGGCCAAGGTCTGCGTGGGGCTGCCTGACAGGCTGCCGCCCGTTCCGGCGGCAAAGTTCAAAATGAAAGTCTGTGGCGCAAAGTTCGCCGTGAGGGTGAGGTTGGACGTGACGCCGGAGACCACCAGCGGGTTCGCCGTGCTGGCAGTGAAGCCCGTGCCCGTCCAGTTGGTGAAGGTGTAGCCCGGGGCGGGCACCGCCGTCACCGCACTGGTGGAGGCGCCGTAGGCCACGGTCTGCGTGGGGCTACCCGACAGGCTCCCTCCGCTCCCAGCCTGGAAGTTCACCGTCAAGGTCTGTGGCGCGAAATTCGCCGTGAGCGTGAGATTCGACGTGACGCCGGTAACCACCAGCGGGTTCGCCGTACTGGCAGTGAAGCCCGTGCCCGTCCAATTGGTGAAGCCATACCCCGCACTCGGCACCGCCGTGACCGCGCTGGTGGAGGCGCCGGAAACGGGGTTCTGCGTGGTGGCCCCCAGCAGCGAACCACCATCGCCCGCGAGAAAAGTCACCGCATAGACTGTGGGCACCGGTGAGGTGGAACCACCGCTGGTGCTTCCACCGCCGCCTCCGCCGCCACAGGCGGTCCAGGTGAGGAGTGCCAGCAAGCAGAGCAGCCAGCGCAAACGGGTCCAGGCCCCGAGGGGCTCTGCTCCCGTCTGCACCGGCTTCATCACGCGAAGGCTCCTGCGGCCCTGAGGCCTTGAGTCTTCTTTTCGGTCAGGCGGAGCCCGCCCTGGATCGGTATGGACTGCCCATCACTCGGTCCCGGAACCTGTGCATTCGGGAACAGGAACGCGCCCCTAGCGGGGGTTCGGCACCGTGCCCGCCAGCCGCCCCAGTTCCAGGGCGAAGCGCACCTGCTGCATCAGGCCTTCCAGGTTCCACTCGGGGTGGTAGCGGTCCGTGGGCCGGTGGTAGTGGTTCAGGAAATCCGAGGCCTTGGCCTGGGCCGCAGCCTTGTCGCCCAGGTAGTCCCAGCCGCCATCCAGGGAGAAGCCTGGTGACAGCGCAGGCACCCCGGCCTTGGCGAAGGGGAAGTGGTCCGAGCGGAAGCAAAGCCCCGCGGGATCGGCCTTGGCTGGCGTGATGACGAGGCCCGTGGCGGCGGCAGCCTGGGCGCAGAGGGCCCGCATGCGCGGCTCGCTGGAACCCAGCAGGCCGATGTCGCGGGTGGGCCCCACCACGTTGAGGCTCTCCAGGTTGATGTCCAGCACCGTGCGCTCCAGGGGCCAGAGGGGCGCCGCCACGTAAGCCGAAGAACCGATGAGGCCCTGCTCTTCCGCGCAGGGGAAGAAGAACATCACGCTGCGTTCCAGTGGTTCATGGACCAGGGTCTGGGCCAGGGCCAGCACCGCAGCGCAGCCGGTGGCATTGTCCACAGCACCGGCATAGATGGCGCCATCGGCACCCTTGCCGAAGTGATCCCAGTGTGCCGAATAGATCACCACCTCTTTGCGAAGGTCTGGATGTTTGCCCGGTAGGAAACCAGCCACATTCCACTGTTCGAGGGAACGCACGGTGGAGCGGACCTGCCCTTTGGCCTGGATGGGCAACACCACGGGCTGGAAGGTCATCGCATCGGCCCCCTGCGCCAGGGCCTTGAAATCCTGGCCTCCGAGGGCAAAAAGCTTGATCGCGGTGGCCTCGGTGATCCAGCCCTGCACGGCTCCGGGCTGGCCTGAGCCTTCCCGCTGGAAGCGCTCCTGCGTCCAGCCATTGCGCACCACCGGCCAGCCATAACCGGCTGAGGCATCGGTGTGCACCAGCAGCGCCCCCGCCGCGCCTCGACGGCGGGCCTCCTCGAACTTGTAGGTCCACCTCCCGTAGAAGTTCTCGGGCTGGCAGCAGAGGGGCATGGGCGGGCCGCTGTGCCGATCCCCCACCAGCATCACCAGGATGCGGCCCTTCACATCCACGCCCTTGTAGTCATCGCGACTGCCATCGGACGCTGCGATGCCATGGCCCACGAAGACGAGGGGCGCATCCACCGCCAGGGAGGTCTCCGCAGCGGCGGCGCCCAGAACCAACTCACTGCCCAGGGTCGGAGCCAAGGTTCCCTTGAGCCCCTCGAAGCGCAGACCGCTGCCTTCTTCCTGAAGGCGCATGCCGGAAAGTTTGACGGTCTGCCGATAGCTGGGCCCGTTGGCCGGGGCCAGGCCCAGCACCTGAAGTTGCGTTTCCAAGTAGCGGACTGCCAGTTCGCCACCCCGCTGGCCCGTGCCACGGCCTTCCAGCACATCGTCTGCCAGGAAGGCCAGATGGGCCCGCAGCGCCGATTCATCCACCTTGGGCCCTTGGGCCCACAGAGCCATGCCCATCAGGGCAGCACAGATAACAGGTCGCACGGCGGCCTCCATGCCTCTCACTATAGTTGGCCTGGTCGGCCATGAGGGGCTCAGCGCGGTTCAGCCAGCCAGGCCACGATGACGGAAATGAAGTAGAGGCCCAGCAGCACCACGCTGAAGAAGATGGTGGTCACCACCACGTCGCCCGGCGTGAAGAAGGCGCTGAAGATGAGGATGGCCATGGTGGCGTGGCGCCAGTACTTCAGCATCAGCTTGGCGGTCACGATGCGGAAGCGCGCCAGGAAGAAGAACAGCACCGGCAGCTCGAACATCACCCCGGTGATGAGGGTGGTGGAGATGAACAGATCGAGGTAGTCCGAGGCGTGCAGGTTGGCCCGCAGCCCCGCCGAGGCCGCCTCCTGGAAGAGGATGTCGCCGAGGAACTTGAAGGCCTGCTTGTAGGCGAAGGCGGCACCCGCCAGGAAGCAGCCGGAGGTCACCACCACGAAGGGGATGACGAGGCGGCGCTCCTTGGGCATGAGGCCAGGCCGGATGAAGGCCCAGAGCTGATAGAAGAGGAAGGGCGCCGACAGGAAGCCCGCCGCCCAGAGGGACAGCCGCATCATGCTGAAGAAGGGCTCGGTGAGATCTGTGAAGGCGAAGGGATCGAGGGCAGCGACGGCCTTGCCCGTCTGGCGCGCCATGGCCTCCAGGAAGGGCTTCTGGGCCCAGGCCCAGAGTTTGAACCGGAAGGCGTAGGTAACCGTGAACACCACCGCCACGGCCAGCAGCGAGCGCACAATCCGCACCCGCAATTCCTGCAGGTGCTCCCAGAAGCTCATCTTGTCAGGCGGTGCTTCAGGCAGGGGCATGTTCAAGGTCACCGTCATGAAAAGCCCGGCCCCGATGGGGCCGGGCGGGAGATACGGGCTGGTGGCGCCTCAGTCCTTCACGGGGTCCGTGAGTTCCTTGGCAGCCTTCTTGAATTCCTGGATGCCCTTCCCCAGGCCCTTGCCGAGTTCTGGCAGGCGCGAGGGGCCGAAAAAGATCAGCAGGGCGATGCCGATCAGCAGGATTTCCATCATTCCAAGGTTGCCCATGGTGCACTCCGAAAAACAGGTCAGTGAAGGTGAGTCCGTTAACCGATCAAGGCACCTTGAACGGGAACTTGTGGCAGGGAAGGCAGAGGTTTTCCGAAGCCACATGCTCGTGGTGGCAGCGGTTGCAGTCGGCCTCCGTTCCGAAATGCCGGTTCTCATGGGGATTCGTCGGCTTGACCTGGGCCGTCCGGGCGGCCAGATCCTTCGTGTCCCCATGGCAGCTGAGACACTTCTGCATGGGGACCGCCACCTTCTGCGCAGCCTTGCCATGGCATTGGATGCAGGTCACACCATTGTCGGCATGCTTGGACGGACGGGCGGCCTTCCCTTTCGCGGTCGCCCCGGCAGCGGCGAGGTCGCCTCCGCAGAGCAGCATCGTGAGCAGGACCAGCGACGCCGCTGCAAGTCTTGGAACAGTCGTGCGGTTCATATCGTCTCCAATCGAATGGGTGAGTTGGACCGGGCCTGGCCCCGGGGCTCAGAGCTTCGCAACATGCCTTCCCGTGAGGTAGCCGAAGGTGTAGCAGCGCCCCAGCGAGAGGCCGAAGACCGTGAGCGGATAGTCCACCCCTCCGTAGAATCCGCCGCCCAGGTTGCCGATGAGGAAGAGCCCCTTGATGGGCTTGCCGTCGGCGTTGAGGGCCTGGTGGTTCTCGTCCACGAGCATGCCGGAGCAGATGGCCGAAACCCGCACGCGGCGGTGGATGCCGTAGAAGGGAGCTTTGATCACGGGGATCAGGCGGTCCGCGGGCTTGCCGAAGTCGCTGTCCTTGCCGGAGGCCACCAGATCGTTGTAGCGCTTGACCGTGGCCACCAGGGTGGCCGGATCCGCCTCGATCTTCCGGGCGAGCTCCTCGATGGTATCGGCCACGTGCGTGTTCACCTGGGACTCGAACACACCCTTCTTGGGACCGGGATCCTCGGGCATGTAGTGCTTCAGGCCTTCGGGCGGCACCAGCTTGCCCGGCCAAGTGGCGGCCTGCGTCATGTAGTTCGAATCGAAGATCTGCGAGTAGTGGCCGGCGTTCTCCGCATCCTTCAGGTAGTTGTTCAGCAGCGACATCTCGACGGTCTCGTTCACGAACCGCCGCCCCTTGCGGTCCACCGCCAGGAAGGGCATGTCGCACATGGAGGCGGGGCCCGCATCGAAGTCGTGCAGCATCTTGGTGTGGCCGATGGGCTCGAAGACGCCGCCCGCCCAATAGGCCATGGCGAAACCATCGCCGGTCTTGTCGAGCTGCTTGCGGCCCAGGTGCTTCACATCGGGGACGAAATAGTCGGACATGGCCTTGTTATTCTGGTAGTCGCCCGTGGCGAGAATCACCCCCTTCCTTGCCAGGAATTTCGTGTACTTGCCGCTCGCATTCCGGGCGATCACGCCGAGGACCTCCCCTGCCTTGTTCTGCACCAGCTGGACCGCAGGCATGCTGAAGAAGAAGCGGACTCCGGCCTTCTCGGCGGTCTTTGCGAGGTGGCGCATGCCATCACCCGTGGTGTAGGGCTTGGGGCCGAAGAAGGAGGTGACATAGCCCAGGCCATAGCCGTTGACCTTGAGGATGGCCCGCTGAGCGGGACTGCCTTGGTCCACCACGGGAGACCCACCCTGGCGGGCGCGGTCGATGACCCACTTGACCGCTTCGCCCGAGTTGTAGGCCCACTGCCGAACGAGCTTGGGGTTGCAGCGGTGGTTGCTGTCGGCGATGAGCCGCGCCACCAGGGCCTCGATCCCGGCCTTCTCGCTCACCGCCAAATCAATGCCGGCCCCGGTGTTGCCCTGGGAGAGGGCGAAAGGCGCCTTCTGCACCACCGCCACCTTGGCTCCGTTTTCAGCGGCGGAGAGCGCCGCCGGAACGCCCGAGGCACCGGCTCCGACCACCACGACATCGAAGGTCAAGGTCTCGCTGATCTCCCGGTCACGGATGGGTTTCGGCTTGGGCAGGAAGGTGAGGGTGGCACCGCCATCCGAACTCTTCGCATAGTCCAAGCCCTTGGTATCCGGAATTCCTACGGCGGCTGCGGCCGAGGCTGGCAGGCCCGAGAGGCCGAAGAGGCCCGCAGCGGCCGCGCCACCAGCCGCCCGCGACAGGAAGCTGCGGCGCGACAAGCCGTTCTCAAGTGCCTGTCGGGTGTAGGGGTCGGGTTCTTGTTCGTCTCTGAGATGATCCTGGCTCATGCTTCATTCCTCCTGAATGGATGGGTTCCCGTCGCGGGTCGGGCAGGCGGGCCGGAAGGGCCGCCTGCCCGGTGGCCTGGCTACCTGGTCTTCTCCCCGGATGCGCCCAGCTCGCTGGCCGAATCGGTGAGCTCGCGACCAGCCTTCTTGAATTCCTGGATGCTCTTGCCCAGCGACTTGCCCAGTTCAGGCAACCGCGAGGGCCCGAAGAAGACCAGCAAGGCCGCGCCGATCAAGAGGATTTCCGTCATACCGAGATTGCCCATGCGGCGCTCCGTAGGTGGTGGGGTCGGGTGGGGGGCTGGAGCGCGGGTTCTGGCGGTCCGCCATGGAACCCGCGCTTCCGCCTGCTAGAAGGTGTAGAGAATGCCGAGGCCGAATCCGGTGGTCGAGGCGCCGGGCGCCACCTTGCCCACGGGCGGGAACAGGGCGTAGCTGGCCGAGCGGTCGTTGTTCATCCCATAGGCCGACACATACAGATCCGCGGTCTTGGTGAGGCTGTAGACATAGCCCGCACTCCACTGCGTACCCCCGAGACCGTTCGTGGTGGCGGGTCCTCCGCCGAGCACCGTGACGCTGCCGGCATTGGCCTTGCCGTAGGCGCCGAACAGCTGGTGGGTGCCCCACCGCTGCTGGACCAGGAGGTACCAGGCGTCGCGCTCGTAGTGGTTCACCTTGCCCGCCACGGTCTCATCCGTGTCGTAGGTCAGCCGCTCGGCGATGGCCGAAACCTTGGTGCCAGTGCTGAAGGCGTAGGCCGCCACCAGCTCATGGCCCACATCCTTCGAGGAGGCGTTGGTGGCCGTCGCCCCCGTGCTCCCGCCCAGTTGGGACAGGCCGAAGTAGTTGTTGTGCTGCTCGAAGCCGTAGCTGATGTTGAAGGCCCCCTGCTTGTAGGTCAGCAGGGCCGACCACAGATCCGGACTCACCGACGGCACCGTGGTGGTCGCCGTGGTCTTGCCTTCATTCACGGAATAGGCCACCCGACCCGAGAAGCCGTTCATCTCAGGTGTCCAGTACTGCACGCTGTTGCCCTGGCGGCGGTTGAAGGCCGCATCAGCCGAGGTGTTCGCCCGGCCATTCTGGGTGGTGGTGCCCGGCACATTGAAGCCGGGATTCGCGGTCAGCGCGTTGTCGAAGGGATTGAGGCCCCGCAGCGCGCCCACGAACAGGAGCGGAACCTTGTAGGGCGTGTCCCAATTGCCGTAGAAGACACGGCCCCAGCTACCTTCCAGGCCCAGGCAGCTGTTGCGGCTGGTCAGGCTGTTGGGCGCGTCACCATCCGGGCTGATGGCGCTTTCGATCTGCCAGATGATTTTCAGATCGTCGTTCACCCTGTAGCTGCCCCTGAAGCCCAGGTTCGACGTTCCCGAGGTCATGCGGTTGCGCGCGGGCAGGTTGCCCAGGTCGCCCGTGTAGGCCGTGGCCGCCACCTGGGTCGCGCCGCCTGTGGCCGGGGAAAGCCCGGGCGCCGTGGCACCACTGGTTTTGATGTGGTCCATGAAGGGCAAGAGCGTGCCATAGATCTGCACGTCGCTGGCCTGCGCCGATGCGCTGAACGGAAGGGCACACGCTCCTGCCAAGGTGAGGATCAGGTTCCTGGATTTCACGACAGACCTCCGGATGGTTGCTTAGTCGCAACTTTTTTGTATTTAGACCACTGTTTACCCATGGGTGTTCAATAACCAAGGGCATGGGCAAGCGTAGTCCGAGGCCGTTCGATTCTCCTGGTACGCAGCTGCCGAATTCTGGTAAATCCAGGATCAGAGTGACCGGCCCGGGAACTTCGCCCTGTTCAGCTCACCCGGGAGGCCGCGGGCACGCTGAGGCTCCTGGATTTCCGATAGCCCGAGGGCGTCTCCCCGGTGGCCTTCCGGAAGGCCTTGGTGAAGTTGGATTGGTCCTCACTGCCCAGTTCCGCGGCGATCTGCTGGACGCTCAGGTCCGAGTTCAGCAACAACCGTTTGGCCTCAAGCATGCAGCGCTCGATGATGAGGTTCTGCGGCGTCTTTCCCAGCACCAGCTTGCAGACCGCACCGAGTCGCCGCGTGGTGCAGCGCAGCTTCCGGGCGTAGAACTCCACATCCTTCTCGGTTCCGAAGTGGCTGTCCAGCTGCTGCAGAAAGGCCTGGAAGAGCTTGAACTCAGAGGACAGGTGGGCCTGGTTCTGGGCGCCCCGCTCCCGAATCCGGGACTGGAGGAGGTGCAGGAACGCCGACAGCAGGTGCCGCAAAACCGGTCGGGCTTCGTCAGACTTGATCTTGCCGATGTCCCACATGAGCCGGGCCAGGGTCGCCGCCTGCTGGCAGAGGTCATCTTTGGGAAGGGGCAGGTTGGGCGAGGCCAGAAAGTCCGAGAACACCCAGGAGGCACCCTGGTCCAGGAAATCCTCCCCGAAGTCGAACATCCAGCCTTCGTCCTGCGTGTCCGGCAGATACAAATGTTTCTTCCCCTTGGCCACCAGCATCACCCAGGGCCCGTGGATGCGCGTCTCCTCCCCATCCACCCAGTGGGACCCCGAGCCACGAAGAATGAAGAAGACCTGATGGAAGGGGTGACAGTGAGGCCCAGGCTCACCCATGCGCCAGTTCAGATTGCTGCGCTCATCGAGGGGCCACACACTGAACAACGTATCCATGGTCGAATTCCAGATGGTTTGATCGCCAAGGTTGCGATTATTAGCCGACTTGTTGATTCTCGCAAGAACTCGGGAGAACTCAACCAAGCAGCCCCCTTCACGTAAGACACGTGGACCCCTCATGAGCCCAGGAGTGTGCATGCGCCTGCTTCCCCTTTTCTCGACTGCCCTCGTGGTGGCCGCCTCAGTCAGCGCCTCGGCGCAGATCGATGCCCGGCTCATGCGGTATCCCGATGTGTCGGCCACACAGATCGCCTTCACCTATGCCAACGACCTCTGGCTCGTGCCCAAGACCGGCGGCGTGGCCCAGCGTCTCTCCACCCCCAAGGGGGAGGAATCCTTCGCCCGGTTTTCACCCGATGGAAAGGAACTGGCATTCAGCGGCAACTACGATGGCAACCTCGATGTGTACACCCTGCCCGTCACCGGTGGTGTGCCGACACGGGTGACCCACCATCCCCTGCCCGACCGCCTCGTGGATTGGACACCGGATGGCAAGGCTCTGCTGATCGCCTCGCCCATGGAATCGGGCAAGGATCGCTTCAACAAGTTCTTCCTCGTGCCCAAGGGCGGCGGCCTGCCGCAGCCCCTGCCCCTGCCCTACGCCGAATTCGGCGCCTTGTCGCCGGATGGCAAAGTGCTCGCCTACCAGCCCATCAGCACCGATTTCCGCACCTGGAAGCGCTACCGCGGCGGCATGGCCTCGGAGATCTGGTTCTACAACCTGGAAAAGAAAACCGCAGAGCGTCTGCCCAGCCTCAATGGCTCCAACGACTCCATGCCCATGTGGCACGGCGGGAAGCTCTACTTCCTCTCCGACCGCGATGGCGTGAAGCGCAGCAACATCTGGTCCTATGATCTGGCCACGAAAGCGTTCAAGCAGATCACCTTCTTCAAGGAATACGATGCCCACTTCCCCGCCATCGGGCCTGAGGACATCGTGCTCGAGGCCGGAGGCCGCCTGCACCGCATCGAGTTGCCCTCTGAAAAAGTGGTGGAGGTCAAAGTTGAGGTGGTGACCGATCAGGCCACCCTGAAACCCCGCAGCGAAAACGCCGCCAAGCTGCTGCGGAATCCCGATCTCAGCGCCCAGGGCAAGCGTGCCGTCTTCGAGGCCCGCGGTGAGATCTTCTCCGTGCCTGCGGAAAAAGGCTACGTCGTCAACCTCACGCGCACACCCGGCGTGGCCGAGCGCCACCCTGCACTGTCTCCTGACGGCCAGCAGGTGGCCTACTTCAGCGACCGCAGCGGCGAGTACGAGTTGTGCGTCCGGCCGGCAGACGGCACGGGCGAGGAACGCCAGGTCACCCACATGGGCCCCGGCTTCCGCTACCACATCAGCTGGTCGCCCGATGGCAAGCGCGTGGTCTTCGCCGATCAGGCCATGCGCATCAACCTCTGCGATCTCGACACCGGCAAAGTCCAGGTGGTGGACAAGGGCCACTTCATGTTCGAAGATCCGCTGGAGGCCTTCCGCGCCAACTGGTCCGCGGACAGCCGCTGGTTCGCCTATCCCATCGACACCCCCAACCAGAACAGTGTGGTGGTGGTCTACGACACCAAGACGGGTCAGCGCCATCCGGTGACCTCACCCTTCTACAATGCCGGCGATCCCACCTTCGATCCCGAAGGCAACTACCTGTTCCTGTCCACGGGCCAGCAGTTCAGCCCCACCTACAGCGATCTGGATGCCACCTGGGTCTACACCGCCACCACCCGCCTGGCCGCCCTGCCCCTGCGCAAGGACGTGGCTTCCCCCCTGGCGCCCAAGAACGATCTGGATGCGCCCAAGGATGAGAAAGACAAGGACGACAAGAAGGCCAGTGGCAAGAAGGACGGCGACAAAAAGGACAACGCAGACAAGAAGGACACACCTAAAGCCGTCGACATCGACCTGGAGGGCATCGAGTCCCGCATGGTGCTGTTGCCCCCTGCGGCAGGCTACTACTCGGATGTGGCCGCAGCCAAAGGGAAACTGGCCTACCGCCGGGCCGCCCAGCAGAACCCCAACGGCGAGACCAAGACCACGCTCTACGTCTACGACTTCGAAGAACGCGAGGAGAAGGCCGTGCTGGCCGATGTGGAGGGCGCCCTCCTCAGCAGCGATGGCAGCAAGGTGCTGGTGAACCGCAAACAGGACTACGCCCTCATCGACCTCAAGCCCGATCAGAAATTCGAGAAGAAGCTGCCCACGGGCGAACTGATGATGACGGTGGATCCCAAGGCCGAGTGGCAGCAGATCTTCAACGATGCCTGGCGCCTGGAGCGCGACATGTTCTACGATCCCGGCCTCCATGGCGTGGACTGGAAGACCATGCGCGCCCGCTACAGCAAGCTCATCCAGGACTGCGTCACCCGCGAGGACGTGAACTTCGTCATCGGCGAACTCATCTCCGAATTGAACGCCTCCCACACCTACCGCGGCGGCGGCGATGTCGAACAGCCCGCCCGCATGAACACGGGCCTGCTGGGCGCGGACTTCGCCCTCGAGAATGGGCATTTCCGAATCAAGAAGATCCTGCGCGGCGCGGACTGGGATGCCCAGGTGCGCGGTCCCCTGGCCCAGCCGGGTCTCAGGGTGAAGGAGGGCGACTACCTCCTGGCCGTGAACCGCATTCCCCTGGATGCGGCCAAGGATCCCTGGGCCGCTTTCCAGGGCCTGGCGGGCAAGACGGTGCTGCTCACCGTCAACGACAAGCCCACCACCACCGGCGCCCATGATGTGATCGTGGAAACCGTGGCCAACGACTACCAGCTGCGCTACTGGGACTGGATCGAGGCCAAGCGGCGGTATGTCGAGAAGACCACGAACGGCCGCCTGGGCTACATCTACGTGCCCGATACCGGCATCGGTGGACAGAACGACCTCGTGCGGCAGTTCCGCGGCCAATGGGACAAGGCGGGACTCATCATCGACGAGCGCTTCAACAGCGGCGGCCAGATCCCGGATCGCTTCGTGGAGCTGCTGAGCCGGAAGACCTTCAACTACTATGGCGTGCGCGACGGCAAGGACTGGCAGTGGCCCGCCGTGGCCCATGACGGGCCCATGGCCATGCTCATCAACGGCTGGAGCGGATCAGGCGGCGATTGCTTCCCCTTCCTCTTCAAGAAGTCGGGCCTGGGCCCTCTCATCGGCCGCCGCACCTGGGGCGGGCTCATCGGCATCAGCGGCGCGCCCGGCCTCATCGATGGCGGCAATGTGACCGTGCCCACCTTCGGCATCTTCTCGAAGGAAGGCCAGTGGATCGTGGAAAGCTACGGCGTCGATCCCGACATCGAAGTGATCGACGACCCCGCGCTCATGGCCCAGGGCAAGGATCCCCAGCTGGACCGCGCCATCCAGGAAGTGGAAGCGGCCATCAAGAAGAACCCCCCCGTGCCTACGCCCAAGCCCCCCTATCCCAACCGCGCGGGCTACTGAGGAGAGATCCCTGCTGCGCCTTCCCCTTCTGGCAGCCCGCTGCCTCGGCCTGCTTCAGGCCGAGGCTCCCACGAAGGGGGAGGTGCACCTCAAAAATTTCCGTTTTCGCTCCGGCGGCTAGGCGTGAGTTCCGCAGACGATCTCATCAATCCACCCGAGACAGGGCATCCTCGTGCATGAAATCATGCGCGAAGCCACGGCAGCCACAGCATGGCGGCGCTTTAGAAGGACCTGCTTCTCGAGTTGTTGAAACAGTCCGAACCGAAGCCTTAGAAGATCTCTTTGAAGAAATCTTTCATATGCTGCCAGCTTCGGCGGTGCGCGGCTTCGTTGTAGGCACCCCCCTTGTTGTTGTCGTTCCCCGCTTCCTTCTGGGTGAAGCTGTGGACGGCGCCCGCATAGGCCACAAACACGTAGTCCGCCTTGGACTGGCGCATCTCCTCCTGGAAGGCGGCCACATCCTTGGCGGGCACGAAGGGATCGTCGGCCCCATGGCAGACCAGCACTTTGGCGGCAACGGCGGCTGGCGCGTAGCCCTCGGGCACATCCAGGCCACCGTGGAAGGAGACCACGCCCTTCACCGGCAGGCCACCCCGGGCGGCTTCCAGGGCGCCGGTGCCGCCAAAGCAGAAACCGATGACGGCGATGCGCGAGGCATCCACGCCCTTCTGGGCCTTGAGGGTGTCGATGGCCGCGGCGATGCGGCGGCGGTACAGGGCCCGGTCGCCCTTGAACGCCCCCGCAAGCTTGCCCGCCTCGGCCGCGTTGGCGGGGTGCACGCCGTCGCCATAAATGTCCGCCGCCAGGGCCATGTAGCCCAGCTTGGCCAGATCATCCGAGACCTTGCGTTCATGCGCCGTGACGCCCATCCACTGGTGCACCACCACCACGCCGGGCACCTTGCCCTTCACCGCTGCGGGCCGGGCCACATAGCCAGTCAGCTTGGTGGCCCCCTCGGAATAGGCCAGAGGCTGCCCCGCGAAGGCGGGCATGACGCCGAGAGAAAGAGCCAGGGCAAGGACACGCATGGGACCTCCGGGGTGGGAGTCCGATGCTATGGCTGTTTGAACGGGCATTCCAGCAAAATCACTAGCGCCCTGTACTGCCGTAGCCGCCGCTCCCGCGCGCTGTGTCGCCCAGGGCCTCCACGCTGGCTTCCGGTATCCAGGTCCAGCTTTCCACCGGCGCCACCAGCAGCTGGGCGATGCGTTCACCGCGCCGCAGATCGAAGGGCGCTTCCCCGTGGTTGATGAGCAGCACCTGCACCTCGCCCCGGTAGTCCGCGTCGATGGTGCCGGGCGCGTTGAGCACCGTGAGCCCGTGCTTGAGGGCCAGCCCG
This sequence is a window from Geothrix sp. PMB-07. Protein-coding genes within it:
- the dut gene encoding dUTP diphosphatase; protein product: MRIPVHQLPHGQGLDLPTAATPHAAGMDLRAALPDGETWTLAPGQRRLVPTGLVMALPPGFEGQVRPRSGLALKHGLTVLNAPGTIDADYRGEVQVLLINHGEAPFDLRRGERIAQLLVAPVESWTWIPEASVEALGDTARGSGGYGSTGR